GGGATGCTGATATCGAGCGCGGTCACCGAACCCAGGCTGGCCAGCGGTTGGTCGAAGTCCGCCGCTTTGCCGACCACCAGCACTGCCAGCTTGTCCTTCTGGATGTATTTCTTGGCCACGCGATTGACGTCATCCACCGTCACCTTTTCGATCCCCGCCTGGTAGCGCTCCAGAAAGTCCGCCGGATACCCGTAGAACTCCAGCCGCATCCGCTCTCGCAGGACTTTCTCCTTGCTGTCGAAATTGAAGACGAACGAATTCAGGATGCCGTCCTTGGCGCGCTTGAGTTCTTCTTCCGTAGCCGGTTTGGGCCCCAGGAGATTGTCGATCTCCTCGCGGAGCGCTTGAATGGCCTCTACCGTGGTGTTGCTCTTGGTGCTCATGCTGATGGTGAACAGGCCAGGGTGGTCGAAGGCGGCGCCGACGGAGCCAAACACCTGGTAGGCCAGACCTTTGCGCGAGCGGATATTGGAGAACAATCGCGCGAGTCCGCTGGTGCCGAATACCTCGTTCATTACCTCCACCGCGAAGTAATCCGGATTGTCGCGCGTGATACCCAGGTGCACCATGCGGATCTCGCTCTGGTTCACGTCGTCCTTGGCAATGAAATAGACCCCCGGCTTGGCCGTTTCGTACTCGAGTTGGGCCGCCTTGGCCTGCGGGCCTTTCGACCAGGCGCCGAATGCCTTGCGCAGCCTGGCTTCCATGGACTTGGGATCGAAGTCACCGACGATGCCCAGGATGATGTTGTTGGGACGCACGTACTCTTTGTGCCAGTTCAGCAGATCGTCCCGGGTCACGGCGGCCACAGTGGCGTACTCGGTCTGGCGGGCGTAGGGATTGTCCGCGCCGTAGCCGAGCTTGCGAGCTTCCCGGCCGGCGATGCCTTGCACGTTGTCGTTCCGCCGGGCGATGGCGGTGTTTTCCTGCGTCTTGGCCAGCGTGATCTTGTCCTCGCGGAACTCCGGCTGCTGCAACAGCTCCAGGAACACCGCGAACACGTCGTCCACGTCGCCCTTCAGGCAGGAGAAGGAAAGGCTGGTGTTGTCCACGCCATCGCCGCTCTCCACGCGCGCGCCGCGGGCTTCCAGGAAGTCATCGAGCTGGTCGCCGGTCCTGGTTTTGGTACCTCCAGTCCGCCAGACCTCGCCATAGATGCTGATCATTCCCACCTTGGCGGCGGGCTCCTCACGCGATCCGCCGCGGATGGTGGCGATGCCTTCGATGAGCGGCAGTTCGTGGTTTTCCTGCAGGAAGATCACCATGCCGTTGGGTAGTGCCACCCGCACCGGCTGCTGGGGATGGAACGGCGGCAGCGGGGGCCGGGCGATCTGCTTCCAGTCGGTCGCCTGGCCCACGGCTAGCGGAGCGGCCAGCAGGCAAAGCGCCAGCAACGCGGTCGGAGAGCGGAACGGTTTGAAGTGCGTCATTACTGGCCTCCCTTCGGGGTTGCCGGTTTCACCGTCTCGATCATCCCCACCGTGCGATTGGTGTCGCGGAAGACGCCGTTGGCCACGCGGCGTATGTCTGCCTTGCTGACCTTCTCGATCCGCTCCACCTGGCGGAAGAGCTCGCGCCAGTCGCCGAAGCGACGCTCGAAGGTGGCCAGTTGCAGCGCCAGCCCCTGGTTGCTGTCGAGCTGCCGGATCAGGTCGGCTTTGGCCCGCGTCTTTACACTCTGCAGTTCTTCATCGCTCACATCCTCGGTTTTCAGGCGCTCGATCTCCTGATGGATGGCGTCTGCGCACTCCTGGTTGGTATGGCCGGGCGTCGGCACGGCGAAGAAGGCAAACAGATGCGGATATTTCGCTCCCGGGAAGGGGCTGAATCCAGCGGCCGCCACCGCGATCTTCTTGTCCCGCACCAGCGAGCGGTACAGGCGGGACGTTCTTCCCTTGGAAAGGATGTCGCTGATGGCGTCGTAAACGACATCGTCAGGATCCAGCACGTCCGGCCGGTGGTAGCCCTCGAGATAGAAGGGCTGCGCCTGGTCGCGCAGGATGACCGTGCGCTCGGCGTTCTGCGGCGGCTCCTGAGTGCGCACCGGCTCAGGCCGGGGAGTGTTCGGCAGCCTGCCGAAGTACTTTTCGATCACGGGCAGGGCGTCGGCCGCTTTGATATCACCCACCACCGCCACCACCATATTCGCCGGAATGTAGTACTTGCGGCGGAACTCCTCGGCGTCGGAGGCGGAAAAGGCCGTCAGGTCGGAGGCATAACCGACCACGGGCCGGTGGTATCCGTGGGCGATGAACGCGGACGCCAGGAACTGCTCCACCAGCCGCCCTATCGGCTGGCTGTCGGTGCGCATGCGGCGCTCTTCGAACACCACGTCGCGCTCCTTGTAGAACTCGCGCATCACCGGGTGGAGGTAGCGCTCCGACTCCAGGTACGCCCACAGCTCCAGCCGGTTGGCCGGGAGCGAGTAGAAATAGCCGGTTTCGTCCCAGTTGGTGAATGCGTTCACGCCCACGCCGCCGTCGCGCTCGATGATCTCCTCGAACTCGTCCGGCAGGGCGTACTGGTCGGCTTCGGCGATGGCGTCCTTCCAGGCCTTCTCCAGCTCCTTGACTTTGCTCTCATCGCGCCCCACGCGCTTCAGGCGCTCGCGGTCGTAAGCCGCATAGGCTTGCTCCACCTTCTCCAGCGCCGCCTTTTCCTGGGCGTAGTCCTTGGTGCCGATCTTGTCGGTGCCTTTGAACGCCATGTGCTCGAACATGTGCGCCAGGCCGGTGATGCCCGGCACCTCCTGCACGGCGCCCACATCCACGTGCGTGAAGTAGGAGAAGACCGGGGCCTCGGGGCGCTCGCAGATGAGCACCGTCAGCCCGTTCTCCAGCTTCTTCACCGTGATGCGCTTTTCGAACGACGCCAAATCCTGCGCTGCCGCGCTGATCGCCGCCAATGACAGGACGGCCATGACACCCATGACTTTCAGGCGAGGGAACTTCATCGGACCTCCGCAAACCTGGTGATTTCCACAGGGAATCGGTAGGAAGGAACAGGCTAAACGGCGGGCAAAAACCCTGTCAAACGACGCACCGCAATCCGCGGGGGTGAACGGCGGGTCCAGCCAGCACCCGGCTTGCTATTCCTTCTGTGTCCGATAACGCGCATACTTCCCTCATGGCAGCTCCCGCCCTTTCCCCGCAGGACCAACGACTGCTGGCGGGGTTCTCGGACTACCTGCGGGTAGAAAAAGGGCTGGCGCGCCTCAGCATCGCCGCCTACACGCGCGATGTCACCCAGTTCGGCGGGTTCCTTCATCGCAAGAAGCGCGGGCTGGCGAACGCGCGCCGTGCCGACGTCCGTGACTTCCTCGATCATCTGTTCTCGCTCGCCGTAGACGGCCGCTCAGTGGCGCGCAAGCTTTCTACCCTGCGCCATCTCTACCGCTACCTGCTGCTCGATCGCCATGTCAGCCGCGATCCCACGCTCAACATCGACGCTCCGCGGCAATGGAAAGTACTGCCCAAGTCGCTGGCCCGCGACGAAGTCGAAGCTCTGCTCGGCGGTCCACCGCGCGCGGAAGACACCCCGCTGGCGCAGGCGCTCGCTCTCCGCGACCGCGCCATGCTGGAGATGCTTTACGGCGGCGCCCTGCGGGTCTCGGAAATCCTCGGCGTCGGTCGCGAGGACCTCAAGCTGGACCTCGGCTATGTTCTGGTTCGCGGCAAGGGAGACAAGGAGCGCATCGTGCCGCTGGGTCGCGCTGCGCTCGACGCCCTGCGCCTCTACCTTGACCAGGGCCGCGCCGTGCTGGCAGCAGGGAAGGCCTCGCCGCTGTTATTCGTCGCGCGCGGCGCCCGCCGGCTCTCCCGCCAGCGCGTCTGGCAGATGGTGCGCGCCTCTTCCGCAGCCGGACGCCGCGCCAGCCCGCACATGCTCCGCCACAGTTGCGCCACCCACATGGTGGAAGGCGGCGCCGACCTGCGCACCGTGCAGTCCATCCTGGGCCATGCCGATATCTCCACCACCCAGGTCTACACGCACGTCGCGCTCGACCGCCTGAAGCACGTGTACCGCAGCCACCATCCGCGCGCGCGCGCCCGTGCTGGAATGAGACCCGTCACCACGCAGGAGAAAGAGTGAGCAAGAAGAAATCGAGTCCGGACGGTTCTATCCCTCGCGCCATCGCCCGCTTCCTGCGCTCCCTGGAATCGGAGCGCCGCGCTTCGCAGCATACGCTGCGCGCCTATCGCCAGGACCTCGAGCGGTTCGCGGCCTGGGCGGGCACGGGCGCCGACTGGCCCGCTGTAGACCACCTGCGCATCCGCGCCTTCCTTTCGCACCTGTACGATGAGGGACTAAGCAAGACCTCGGTGGCGCGCGCCCTGGCGGCTCTGCGCTCGCTCTACCGCTGGATGGCGCGCGAGGGCATGGTGGATCAAAACCCCGCCGCTCTGGTCTCGACGCCACGCC
The nucleotide sequence above comes from Terriglobales bacterium. Encoded proteins:
- a CDS encoding pitrilysin family protein, yielding MTHFKPFRSPTALLALCLLAAPLAVGQATDWKQIARPPLPPFHPQQPVRVALPNGMVIFLQENHELPLIEGIATIRGGSREEPAAKVGMISIYGEVWRTGGTKTRTGDQLDDFLEARGARVESGDGVDNTSLSFSCLKGDVDDVFAVFLELLQQPEFREDKITLAKTQENTAIARRNDNVQGIAGREARKLGYGADNPYARQTEYATVAAVTRDDLLNWHKEYVRPNNIILGIVGDFDPKSMEARLRKAFGAWSKGPQAKAAQLEYETAKPGVYFIAKDDVNQSEIRMVHLGITRDNPDYFAVEVMNEVFGTSGLARLFSNIRSRKGLAYQVFGSVGAAFDHPGLFTISMSTKSNTTVEAIQALREEIDNLLGPKPATEEELKRAKDGILNSFVFNFDSKEKVLRERMRLEFYGYPADFLERYQAGIEKVTVDDVNRVAKKYIQKDKLAVLVVGKAADFDQPLASLGSVTALDISIPEGEPQGPAAAGSNAEGKALIAKVVTALGGAENLRAVKAIRSKESAIRKTPQGDVPFQGEGIVVYPDRSWTKVSLPMGEMTIVISPEASFMAMGGMPPRDVPGPMKQEGLNDIKRDMVYIAQNADNPKFIFAAAGKEKVGEAEAEILEISADGASLRWYVNPKSGQVLRAAYRASSMAGPVERVEDYSDWRETGGLRVPFKSTSTEDGEEVGSSEKLELEVNPAVDPKLFEKPVESAP
- a CDS encoding pitrilysin family protein, coding for MKFPRLKVMGVMAVLSLAAISAAAQDLASFEKRITVKKLENGLTVLICERPEAPVFSYFTHVDVGAVQEVPGITGLAHMFEHMAFKGTDKIGTKDYAQEKAALEKVEQAYAAYDRERLKRVGRDESKVKELEKAWKDAIAEADQYALPDEFEEIIERDGGVGVNAFTNWDETGYFYSLPANRLELWAYLESERYLHPVMREFYKERDVVFEERRMRTDSQPIGRLVEQFLASAFIAHGYHRPVVGYASDLTAFSASDAEEFRRKYYIPANMVVAVVGDIKAADALPVIEKYFGRLPNTPRPEPVRTQEPPQNAERTVILRDQAQPFYLEGYHRPDVLDPDDVVYDAISDILSKGRTSRLYRSLVRDKKIAVAAAGFSPFPGAKYPHLFAFFAVPTPGHTNQECADAIHQEIERLKTEDVSDEELQSVKTRAKADLIRQLDSNQGLALQLATFERRFGDWRELFRQVERIEKVSKADIRRVANGVFRDTNRTVGMIETVKPATPKGGQ
- a CDS encoding tyrosine recombinase, with translation MAAPALSPQDQRLLAGFSDYLRVEKGLARLSIAAYTRDVTQFGGFLHRKKRGLANARRADVRDFLDHLFSLAVDGRSVARKLSTLRHLYRYLLLDRHVSRDPTLNIDAPRQWKVLPKSLARDEVEALLGGPPRAEDTPLAQALALRDRAMLEMLYGGALRVSEILGVGREDLKLDLGYVLVRGKGDKERIVPLGRAALDALRLYLDQGRAVLAAGKASPLLFVARGARRLSRQRVWQMVRASSAAGRRASPHMLRHSCATHMVEGGADLRTVQSILGHADISTTQVYTHVALDRLKHVYRSHHPRARARAGMRPVTTQEKE
- a CDS encoding site-specific integrase — encoded protein: MSKKKSSPDGSIPRAIARFLRSLESERRASQHTLRAYRQDLERFAAWAGTGADWPAVDHLRIRAFLSHLYDEGLSKTSVARALAALRSLYRWMAREGMVDQNPAALVSTPR